Proteins found in one Cinclus cinclus chromosome 8, bCinCin1.1, whole genome shotgun sequence genomic segment:
- the SEC16B gene encoding protein transport protein Sec16B — protein MEPPAPVQPPQPRERPAARGSWAEGHHDPPAPLRRQLLRAGQAPRPGSWHGRHLPGHPWDEGHQAWDESHHPQSDARRLASHTEHYDSSYPSQPYSRQGYENPHWQYPAAAYGNGYPYQSHQWQPVAWQDDRDLRQGESYVKSYQDQHYYRGYHPNLATGPPGQDRTQTYNSCEDSYTSTARREGTGERTLGSDSGEAGGQPKEPSDQPSLLQQYHESGLSSSSHELSQYIRDGADQYDPVLTGPWDVGQTGGPMKPTSSPAVPLKFPQLHTALCFGAGGHLVLVCPHHPAEGQLPRVQLHSLEAVLHGTEELEELQAFPGPLAREDLHKVDVVTFCQQKITTGCDLSTQRGRDSSLLWKLLVLLCRQNGSLVGSDAAELLMQDCRRQDKYKRQDPAANLMGLTDDEWASRQPGTLDLITGEVAPIVETQEQIVEKFTKLLYYGRKKDALVWAMRNQLWGHALFLSSKMDSRTYSWVLSGFTSTLATNDPLQTLFQLMSGRIPQAALCCGDATWGDWRPHLAVILSNKVGDTELNHRAIVTMGDTLASKGAVEAAHFCYLLADIPFGYFGAKADRMALLGSSHRQAFSQFARTEAIQRMEIFEYCQQLHQPESFLLPFQVYKLLYASRLADHGLPAQALQYCEHISTVLLRQDPAAHPVLARQVVRLAERLKLSDPLLLEMPEQDQVLEPDWLEQLRACCRDREVEDDHPPEVAATQLELPCAVLPTADEEPGSEIPQSEAYQYDQWFEPVPSQGLSSQEDVFLRSPAPAQAVASPLPSVGRDLQPPVLGQGTRAPLGGDIAEPPPQPMLLAGEAGEPWGAKLSPGGVEPALPTEQEELPSRIRTESETSTVSLGDSRPSLDSTDEDTAGERAEALKPEQDKSSGFRWFGWFRSKPTKETSAKAESETDSDSSTSGPQEQTSPSPPIAPLAAGTNHLAQPLSTNPGGTQGESTFAVSPVSADVKGSCEKEGRQSAGQQTGYPGPLPPLASIPLFNPAQVSQLAARPTQPRLLSQHRYPNPL, from the exons ATGGAGCCCCCGGCCCCCGTCCAGCcgccccagcccagggagaggcCGGCAGCCCGGGGGTCATGGGCAGAGGGGCACCATGACCCCCCGGCACCGCTCCGGCGGCAGCTCCTGCGCGCAGGGCAGGCTCCTCGCCCTGGTTCCTGGCACGGGAGACACCTTCCTGGTCACCCCTGGGATGAGGGCCACCAGGCCTGGGATGAGAGCCACCATCCCCAGAGTGATGCCCGCCGGCTGGCTTCCCACACTGAGCACTATGACAGCAGCTACCCCAGCCAGCCCTACTCCAG GCAGGGGTATGAAAACCCCCACTGGCAGTATCCTGCAGCTGCATATGGAAATGGCTACCCCTACCAAAGCCACCAGTGGCAGCCAGTGGCATGGCAGGATGACAGAG ACCTGAGACAGGGAGAGTCTTATGTCAAGAGTTACCAGGACCAGCACTACTACAGGGGCTACCACCCCAACCTGGCCACAGGCCCCCCAGGGCAGGACAG GACACAGACCTACAACTCCTGTGAGGATAGCTACACCTCGACTGCCaggagggaagggacaggggaAAGAACCCTTGGCAGTGATTCTGGGGAGGCTGGTGGCCAGCCCAAAGAG CCCTCGGAccagcccagcctgctccagcagtaCCACGAGTCAGgactcagctccagcagccatGAGCTCAGCCAGTACATCCGTGATGGTGCTGACCAATATGACCCTGTGCTTACAGGGCCCTGGGATGTGGGACAAACAG GGGGGCCTATGAAGCCCACCTCCAGCCCAGCAGTTCCCCTCAAGTTCCcacagctgcacacagcactgtgCTTTGGAGCTGGGGGTCACCTGGTGCTGGTGTGTCCCCACCACCCTGCTGAGGGACAGCTACCCCGCGTTCAGCTGCACAGCCTGGAG gCAGTCCTTCATGGCACAGAAGAGCTAGAGGAGCTGCAAGCCTTCCCCGGGCCCCTGGCCAG GGAAGATCTGCACAAGGTGGATGTGGTGACGTTTTGTCAGCAGAAGATAACCACAGGCTGTGATCTCTCAACACAGAGGGGCAGAGATTCTTCTCTCCTCTGGAAACTCCTGGTCCTCCTCTGCCGGCAGAATGGG tcCCTGGTGGGCTCGGACGCGGCCGAGCTGCTGATGCAGGACTGCAGGCGCCAGGACAAGTACAAGAGGCAGGACCCTGCAGCCAACCTGATGGGGCTGACGGACGACGAGTGGGCATCGCGCCAGCCCGGCACGCTGGACCTCATCACTGGGGAGGTCGCTCCTATCGTGGAGACACAGGAACAGATAGTGGAGAAGTTCACCAAGCTCCTCTACTATGGCAGGAAGAAA GATGCTCTGGTCTGGGCCATGAGAAACCAGCTGTGGGGCCATGCCCTGTTCCTCTCTAGCAAGATGGACTCTCGGACGTACAGCTGGGTCCTCAGCGG GTTTACCAGCACACTGGCCACCAATGACCCACTGCAGACCCTCTTCCAGCTCATGTCAGGAAGGATCCCTCAGGCAGCTCTG tgctgtggggatgccaCATGGGGAGACTGGAGGCCCCACCTGGCTGTGATATTGTCCAACAAGGTTGGAGACACGGAGCTGAACCACCGAGCCATTGTCACCATGGGAGACACTTTGG CCAGCAAGGGAGCAGTCGAAGCAGCTCATTTCTGCTACCTGCTGGCAGATATTCCTTTTGGTTACTTCGGAGCAAAGGCAGATCGTATGgccctgctgggaagcagccaTCG CCAGGCATTTTCCCAGTTTGCCAGGACAGAGGCCATCCAGAGGATGGAAATCTTCGAGTACTGCCAGCAGCTACACCAGCCTGAATCCTTCCTGCTCCCTTTCCAG GTGTACAAGCTGCTCTATGCCTCCCGCCTGGCTGACCACGGGCTGCCAGCCCAGGCCCTGCAGTACTGTGAGCACATCTCCACTGTGCTCCTGCGCCAGGACCCGGCCGCACACCCCGTGCTGGCCCGGCAAGTGGTGAGG ctggccgAGCGGCTGAAGCTCTCCGACCCTCTGCTCCTGGAGATGCCAGAGCAGGACCAGGTGCTGGAGCCTGactggctggagcagctccgaGCCTGCTGCCGGGACCGTGAG GTGGAAGATGATCATCCTCCAGAGGTGGCAGCTActcagctggagctgccctgtgctgttcTACCGACAGCAg atgAAGAGCCTGGCAGTGAGATTCCCCAGAGTGAAGCCTACCAATATGACCAGTGGTTTGAGcctgtgccatcccagggaCTGAGCTCCCAGGAGGATGTGTTCCTCAGGTCCCCAGCACCTGCTCAGGCCGTGGCGTCGCCGCTGCCCAGCGTTGGGAGAGACCTGCAGCCCCCTGTGCTCGGCCAAGGGACACGTGCCCCTTTGGGAGGGGATATTGCTGAGCCCCCTCCACAGCCAATGCTGCTGGCAG gAGAAGCTGGGGAGCCCTGGGGTGCCAAGCTGTCCCCTGGAGGGGTAGAGCCAGCCCTCCCCACAGAGCAG GAGGAGTTACCAAGCAGGATTCGGACTGAATCGGAGACCTCCACTGTCTCCTTGGGGGACAGCCGGCCCTCCTTGGACAGCACAGATGAGGACACTGCCGGAGAGCGGGCAGAGGCCCTGAAGCCAGAGCAGGACAAG AGCTCTGGATTCAGGTGGTTTGGCTGGTTTCGGTCAAAACCCACCAAGGAAACTTCTGCCAAAGCTGAGTCTGAGACAGACTCAGACTCTTCCACATCAGGACCACAG GAGCAGACATCACCATCCCCACCCATTGCCCCTCTTGCAGCTGGGACAAACCATTTGGCACAGCCTCTCTCCACAAATCCTG GAGGAACACAGGGTGAAAGTACCTTTGCTGTTAGTCCAGTGTCTGCAGATGTGAAAGGCTCATGTgagaaggagggaaggcagtcagcaggacagcag ACAGGCTACCCTGGACCTCTCCCACCACTGGCTTCAATTCCTCTTTTCAACCCTGCTCAGGTCTCTCAG CTTGCTGCCCGACCCACCCAACCCAGGCTGCTTTCTCAGCATCGCTACCCGAACCCGCTGTGA